One genomic segment of Nocardia spumae includes these proteins:
- the pglY gene encoding BREX-2 system ATPase PglY yields MDQRPLLRDLIDIKEHIAGSDYVLTLADAVTEEGSAKAVQDYVLTDRLVGNFDEALSLIKSALDGNTSKPAFLHGSFGSGKSHFMAVLYALLSGNTAVRSRTDFDSLLTKHEWLLSDGKKFLMVPYHMIDAKTMEQRVLGGYVEFVRKRHPDADVPAVYRTDALFIDLRNLRETMGEQQFLDALNRDYAEDDDEWGDSAAFWTSDKVDTALTAEEAEDSSQLDMVNPTAPRELRRKLFHDAVTTLLPGYTKFAAEDETGFISLDAGLSVIAAHAKSLGYDGLVLFLDELILWLASLIHDEKRVAREASKITNFREGGDARRAIPIVSFIARQRDLRELVGEELAGAAESAIQDALNHASGRFDLISLEDRNLPQIAHARLLRPRDDDAAAQIDAAFEKTKKLGPKVWDTLLGSDESTTGADEAAFRLSYPFSPAFLDTLVHISAALQRSRTGLKLMGQLLADHRNELRLGDLVPLGDLYEQLTKGGDRPFVADKKVLFDAADKLYKTRLRPYLLSTCEVTEDDVDTYLNRRDSITDAQLAGRCKKFVGQNRLACTVLLAALAPSVPALRDLTIRRLGALNHGSITTMIPGREEGVIKDMVTEWASRFPEIKETGSDANPGVRLELSGVDVESVIANAQVNDNPSNRLAMARDLLAEEFGLDRANDRFGSDELRFVWRGSNRVVEVLFGNVADEETLPNHDMQPSIEGRWRIIVDLPYDENNLNPIVDLDRIRRLREQQGDNHPRAVAWLPTHLTKPRWEDFRRLVVVTKALADPYRFDTQYAQHLNPDNRASAKQLLESQRETLRNKVLATFKQAYGLAERKPADVTDELDQHFYPLPDLDGLTVSIGQSLHDALRNVAGKLLAHQLPGHPNLDAAGTGTAVKPADAKLVLTHVRGAAEARDGRVEVLAKDRPLMKRIAEPLGLGQQKEAYFELSRRWADHFRLTAQNEGITGDLSVISLGDWTDLPEKRGLEPHIANLVIASFAEMDDRVWVRGGVPIDTPDLTKIQAGDALRTQPLPGEAEWDAARNRFEVIFGDKAPTLRRGGLVQQFARQITTAAAKYLDPAVRLVEQLEQHSEFLRLDDTEPGGRLAIARRAVQLLNELTKAGGGSAGAKRTVETFAGFNLAEISPDRYATSIKSADRVISALADAAWDNLALAQHLGPEGAALLDSLRSVARADQRSSDLAEKLRRTNAEVTRLSKERLLDDRQRREEQTRDPGPVAADHVELTTDTSHPVLPAEPDPSADHDDATLFKRANVYTTTAREAARSVARELDRLSQLEPDATIEITWKVVE; encoded by the coding sequence ATGGATCAGCGTCCGCTACTGCGCGACCTCATCGACATCAAGGAGCACATCGCCGGCTCGGACTATGTGCTCACCCTCGCCGACGCGGTGACCGAGGAAGGGTCGGCGAAGGCGGTGCAGGACTACGTTCTCACCGATCGCCTCGTCGGCAACTTCGACGAAGCGTTGTCGCTGATCAAGTCAGCGCTGGACGGCAACACCTCCAAGCCTGCGTTCCTGCACGGCTCGTTCGGTTCCGGTAAATCGCACTTCATGGCTGTGCTGTACGCACTGCTGTCCGGGAATACGGCCGTGCGGTCGCGCACCGATTTCGATTCGCTGCTCACCAAGCACGAGTGGCTGCTGTCGGACGGCAAGAAGTTCCTCATGGTGCCGTATCACATGATCGACGCCAAGACGATGGAGCAGCGGGTGCTCGGCGGGTACGTCGAGTTCGTCCGCAAACGCCATCCCGACGCTGATGTCCCCGCGGTGTATCGCACCGACGCCCTGTTCATCGATCTGCGCAACCTGCGCGAAACCATGGGTGAGCAGCAGTTCCTGGACGCCCTCAACCGTGATTACGCGGAGGACGACGACGAGTGGGGCGATTCGGCGGCCTTCTGGACCTCGGACAAGGTCGATACCGCGCTCACCGCGGAGGAGGCCGAGGACTCCAGTCAGCTCGATATGGTCAATCCGACCGCGCCGCGGGAGCTGCGCCGGAAACTGTTCCACGACGCGGTCACGACTCTGCTACCCGGTTATACGAAATTCGCCGCCGAGGACGAGACCGGCTTCATCTCACTCGATGCGGGCCTGAGTGTCATTGCCGCCCATGCGAAGTCGCTCGGTTACGACGGGCTGGTGCTGTTCCTCGACGAGTTGATCCTGTGGCTGGCCAGTCTCATCCACGACGAGAAGCGGGTGGCGCGCGAAGCCAGCAAGATCACCAACTTCCGTGAGGGCGGCGATGCCCGCCGCGCCATTCCGATCGTGTCGTTCATCGCCCGCCAGCGCGATCTGCGCGAGCTGGTCGGCGAGGAACTGGCCGGTGCGGCGGAATCGGCGATCCAGGATGCGTTGAACCACGCGTCGGGCCGGTTCGACCTGATCAGTCTGGAAGACCGCAACCTGCCGCAGATCGCCCACGCCCGCCTGCTGAGGCCGCGTGACGACGACGCGGCCGCGCAGATCGATGCCGCATTCGAGAAGACGAAGAAGCTCGGCCCGAAGGTCTGGGACACGCTGCTCGGTTCGGACGAGAGCACTACCGGCGCCGACGAGGCGGCCTTCCGGTTGAGCTACCCGTTCTCCCCCGCCTTCCTGGACACGCTCGTCCACATTTCGGCGGCCCTGCAGCGTTCCCGCACCGGCCTCAAGCTGATGGGGCAGCTGCTCGCCGATCACCGCAACGAATTGCGCCTCGGCGACCTCGTGCCGCTCGGCGACCTCTATGAGCAGCTGACCAAGGGCGGTGACCGCCCGTTCGTCGCCGACAAGAAGGTGCTGTTCGACGCCGCCGACAAGCTCTACAAGACCCGGCTGCGCCCGTATCTGCTCAGCACCTGTGAGGTGACCGAGGACGATGTCGACACCTATCTGAATCGGCGCGACAGCATCACCGACGCCCAGCTGGCCGGCCGCTGCAAGAAGTTCGTCGGCCAGAACCGGCTGGCCTGCACCGTGCTGCTCGCCGCCCTCGCGCCCAGCGTTCCGGCGTTGCGCGACTTGACCATTCGCCGCCTCGGCGCCCTCAACCACGGCTCGATCACCACGATGATCCCGGGCCGCGAAGAGGGTGTCATCAAGGATATGGTCACCGAGTGGGCGTCGCGGTTCCCGGAGATCAAGGAAACCGGTAGCGACGCCAATCCGGGTGTGCGGCTGGAACTTTCCGGTGTCGATGTGGAATCGGTGATCGCCAACGCGCAGGTCAACGACAATCCGTCCAACCGGTTGGCGATGGCGCGGGATCTGCTCGCCGAGGAATTCGGTCTCGACCGCGCCAATGACCGTTTCGGCTCCGACGAACTGCGCTTCGTGTGGCGCGGGTCGAACCGTGTCGTGGAGGTGCTGTTCGGCAATGTGGCCGATGAGGAGACGCTGCCGAATCACGATATGCAGCCGTCGATCGAGGGGCGTTGGCGCATCATCGTCGATCTGCCCTACGACGAGAACAACCTGAACCCGATCGTCGACCTCGACCGGATCCGACGATTGCGGGAACAGCAGGGCGACAACCATCCTCGCGCGGTCGCCTGGCTGCCGACACATCTGACGAAACCGCGCTGGGAGGATTTCCGCCGGCTCGTGGTCGTCACTAAGGCCCTTGCCGACCCGTATCGCTTCGACACCCAGTACGCCCAGCACCTGAACCCCGACAACCGGGCCAGCGCCAAGCAGCTGCTCGAATCGCAGCGCGAAACGCTGCGCAACAAGGTGCTCGCCACCTTCAAACAGGCGTACGGGCTGGCCGAACGCAAACCGGCCGACGTGACAGACGAGCTCGATCAGCATTTCTATCCGCTGCCGGATCTCGACGGGCTCACCGTCTCCATCGGTCAGTCGCTGCACGACGCGCTGCGCAATGTGGCCGGAAAGCTACTGGCTCACCAACTTCCGGGCCACCCAAACCTCGACGCCGCCGGCACCGGGACCGCAGTGAAGCCCGCGGACGCAAAACTCGTCCTCACCCATGTGCGCGGCGCCGCCGAAGCGCGTGACGGGCGGGTCGAGGTGCTGGCGAAGGATCGGCCGCTGATGAAGCGCATCGCCGAACCGCTCGGGCTGGGGCAGCAGAAGGAAGCGTATTTCGAGCTGTCCCGGCGTTGGGCCGATCATTTCCGCCTCACGGCGCAGAACGAAGGCATTACCGGTGATCTGTCGGTGATTTCCCTGGGCGACTGGACCGATCTGCCCGAAAAGCGCGGGCTCGAGCCGCATATCGCGAACCTGGTGATCGCCTCGTTCGCCGAGATGGACGATCGGGTGTGGGTGCGCGGGGGCGTCCCGATCGACACTCCAGACCTGACCAAGATCCAGGCCGGCGACGCCCTGCGGACCCAGCCGCTGCCCGGTGAGGCCGAGTGGGATGCCGCGCGCAATCGGTTCGAGGTGATCTTCGGGGACAAGGCGCCGACGCTGCGCCGCGGCGGGCTGGTTCAGCAGTTCGCCCGCCAGATCACTACCGCCGCGGCGAAGTATCTGGACCCTGCTGTCCGACTGGTGGAACAGCTCGAACAGCACAGTGAGTTCCTGCGGCTCGACGACACCGAACCCGGTGGGCGGCTTGCCATCGCGCGCCGTGCGGTCCAGTTGCTCAATGAACTCACGAAGGCCGGTGGCGGATCGGCGGGTGCGAAACGAACCGTGGAGACCTTCGCCGGTTTCAATCTGGCCGAAATCAGTCCGGACCGCTACGCGACCTCGATCAAGTCCGCGGACCGCGTGATTTCCGCACTCGCCGATGCCGCGTGGGACAACCTGGCCCTGGCGCAGCATCTGGGACCGGAGGGTGCGGCGCTGCTGGATTCGTTGCGTTCGGTCGCTCGTGCGGATCAGCGGTCGAGCGATCTGGCCGAGAAACTGCGCCGCACCAATGCCGAAGTGACCAGGCTGTCCAAGGAGCGATTGCTCGATGACAGGCAGCGCCGTGAGGAGCAGACACGCGATCCCGGCCCCGTGGCGGCCGATCACGTCGAACTCACCACGGACACCAGTCATCCTGTGCTGCCGGCGGAGCCGGATCCCTCGGCCGACCACGACGACGCGACGTTGTTCAAGCGCGCCAACGTGTACACGACCACCGCACGCGAGGCGGCACGGTCCGTCGCACGGGAACTCGACCGGCTCTCGCAGCTCGAACCCGACGCCACCATCGAAATCACCTGGAAGGTTGTGGAATGA
- the pglZ gene encoding BREX-2 system phosphatase PglZ, whose amino-acid sequence MTATVAGAMRLSRTTVAQYLAANHKLTEILTAPQGNITILLRGEPAWDGDPVLPLSDGRAVRVEPAPSPLAVHEQILAHARDINPDPRVLVVITDVEEHDLDPAILARIHRAHIYVVDQWDIVRETFGAKDIDPMLRRITWVCEALLDASGARRWPAALAGDVLSRTPTLAALAARRLDLGDVGDRIDARTLLIWSQRPGHPQLLLELRGPERHGVIEFLSETDQSGPAGRVLTTLAVNGHGDEAVAYGLLCAALWRHATPSNPVFQARGRVERWLGEDFPIKGAALDSVLSSFGAVCEDYISDLLTRARTETDPGDEADEHARQARKITDTVLSRADALARQFGALEAAASSPILAVGLEARITTAGNALGRGRIDSIDRSVTELRNHKLAPDHHIRIQRIRMAQRLTRWLATAPDPTIDTVAAAIDRQIRDTAWADRALDTLEAGGDDDPAVRIAFQDIATKVRAVRREFDREFATVLAQWTGSGSAPGSMLTVETFLHRVVRPLAATRRVMLIVVDGMSSAIATELAGELRKSFAEYDPLPGDKHVRRRSMVAALPSLTAVSRTSLFAGTLMKGDQKDEARLFPAHRFWGAKQAEVFHKHDLRSAAGDRFGTDLLNALANPDKHVAVVLNTIDDRLAKELKLDDAAWETREVGDLRALVASAAARDMAVLITSDHGHVIDRHGRACDGTGVASARHRVPTAAHDPLDDSEIALRGPRVVWPEPGASIVALWDADSRYTAQKAGYHGGASLAEMTIPVLAFLPFESDPGDWQELGSSQQPKWWIDDAEETLDVPAQEAVTERAKRVSTKARELASDQITLDLVVPEAAPPARQALGSAEALIKELLDSDTFAAQLETLARKPASGKLEKAISTLLDGPQTTTALAQRIGELPSRARSFAAVLTQLLNVDGQQVLETHSDGRTLRLHVGLLREQFGLR is encoded by the coding sequence ATGACCGCGACCGTCGCGGGGGCCATGCGCCTGTCGAGAACCACGGTCGCCCAATACCTTGCCGCGAATCACAAGCTCACGGAGATCCTCACCGCGCCCCAGGGCAACATCACGATCCTGCTGCGCGGCGAACCGGCATGGGACGGTGACCCGGTGCTGCCGCTGTCCGACGGCCGCGCGGTGCGGGTGGAGCCGGCACCCTCGCCGCTGGCGGTGCACGAACAGATTCTGGCCCACGCCAGAGATATCAATCCGGATCCGCGAGTTCTCGTGGTGATCACCGATGTCGAGGAACACGACCTCGACCCGGCCATCCTGGCCCGGATCCACCGCGCCCACATCTATGTCGTCGACCAGTGGGACATCGTCCGAGAGACCTTCGGCGCCAAAGACATCGACCCGATGCTGCGCCGTATCACCTGGGTCTGCGAAGCGCTGCTCGATGCCTCCGGCGCGCGGCGCTGGCCGGCCGCGCTGGCCGGTGACGTGCTCTCCCGCACACCGACATTGGCCGCGCTGGCCGCTCGCCGTCTCGACCTCGGTGACGTCGGCGACCGTATCGATGCGCGCACCCTACTCATCTGGTCGCAGCGACCGGGCCACCCGCAACTGCTGCTCGAACTGCGCGGGCCCGAACGTCACGGTGTGATCGAATTCCTCAGCGAGACAGATCAATCCGGGCCCGCCGGCAGAGTACTGACGACACTGGCCGTCAACGGACACGGTGATGAAGCCGTCGCATACGGCCTGCTCTGCGCGGCGCTGTGGCGTCATGCCACACCGAGCAATCCGGTCTTTCAAGCCCGAGGCCGAGTCGAACGGTGGCTGGGCGAAGACTTCCCGATCAAGGGTGCGGCACTCGATTCGGTGCTCAGTTCCTTCGGGGCGGTCTGCGAGGACTACATCAGCGATCTGCTCACCAGAGCCCGCACCGAGACCGATCCAGGAGACGAGGCCGACGAGCACGCCCGGCAGGCCCGCAAGATCACCGATACGGTGCTTTCCCGCGCCGATGCCCTGGCCCGCCAGTTCGGGGCACTCGAAGCGGCGGCGAGCAGCCCCATCCTCGCGGTCGGCCTGGAGGCGCGAATCACCACGGCCGGGAACGCACTCGGTCGCGGCCGGATCGACAGCATCGACCGATCCGTCACCGAGCTGCGCAATCACAAGCTGGCACCGGATCACCACATCCGTATCCAGCGAATTCGGATGGCGCAGCGGCTGACTCGGTGGCTGGCGACCGCACCCGACCCCACCATCGACACCGTCGCCGCGGCCATCGACCGGCAGATACGTGACACCGCCTGGGCCGACCGCGCCCTGGATACACTCGAGGCGGGTGGCGACGACGATCCCGCGGTGCGGATCGCCTTTCAGGACATCGCGACCAAAGTCCGGGCCGTGCGGCGCGAATTCGATCGGGAGTTCGCCACTGTCCTCGCGCAGTGGACTGGGTCGGGCAGCGCACCCGGCTCCATGCTGACCGTCGAGACCTTCCTGCACCGCGTGGTTCGCCCGTTGGCCGCCACACGGCGCGTCATGCTCATCGTGGTCGACGGAATGAGCAGTGCGATCGCGACCGAACTTGCGGGTGAGCTTCGCAAATCCTTCGCCGAGTACGACCCACTGCCCGGCGACAAGCATGTGCGGCGGCGTTCGATGGTCGCCGCATTGCCGAGTCTGACGGCGGTCTCACGCACGTCATTGTTCGCGGGCACGCTGATGAAGGGCGACCAGAAGGACGAGGCACGATTGTTTCCCGCCCACCGGTTCTGGGGTGCGAAACAGGCCGAGGTGTTCCACAAGCACGATCTGCGCAGTGCCGCGGGCGATCGTTTCGGCACCGACCTGCTGAACGCACTGGCAAATCCGGACAAGCATGTCGCCGTCGTGCTCAACACCATCGACGACCGGCTCGCCAAGGAACTCAAACTCGACGACGCCGCCTGGGAGACACGCGAAGTCGGTGATCTCCGCGCGCTCGTCGCCTCGGCCGCGGCGCGCGATATGGCCGTGTTGATCACCAGCGACCACGGGCACGTGATCGACCGCCACGGCCGAGCATGCGACGGCACCGGAGTCGCCTCGGCACGACATCGAGTGCCCACGGCGGCCCACGATCCGCTGGATGACTCCGAGATCGCGTTGCGCGGCCCGCGCGTGGTGTGGCCGGAACCGGGAGCCTCGATCGTCGCACTGTGGGATGCCGATTCTCGATACACCGCACAGAAAGCCGGTTACCACGGTGGGGCATCACTCGCCGAAATGACCATTCCCGTACTGGCATTCCTGCCGTTCGAATCCGACCCCGGTGACTGGCAGGAGTTGGGCAGCAGCCAGCAGCCGAAATGGTGGATCGACGACGCCGAGGAAACCCTCGACGTCCCCGCACAGGAGGCCGTCACCGAACGCGCCAAACGGGTGAGTACGAAGGCGCGGGAGCTGGCCAGCGATCAGATCACACTCGATCTGGTGGTACCGGAAGCGGCCCCGCCCGCCCGGCAGGCACTAGGATCGGCAGAAGCCCTGATCAAGGAGCTGCTGGACTCCGACACGTTCGCCGCCCAACTCGAGACCCTGGCACGCAAACCGGCGTCCGGCAAACTGGAGAAGGCCATCAGCACGCTACTCGACGGGCCGCAGACCACCACCGCGCTCGCACAGCGGATCGGTGAACTTCCCTCGCGGGCCCGAAGTTTCGCGGCCGTGCTGACCCAACTGCTCAACGTCGACGGGCAACAGGTGCTGGAGACTCACTCCGACGGCCGCACGCTGCGCCTGCACGTCGGGTTGCTTCGCGAACAGTTCGGACTCCGATGA
- the brxD gene encoding BREX system ATP-binding protein BrxD codes for MQPTGVSAARRRAVIDALRRGAVPDSGLDLLATGLDRFEAALDAELDAVASGGAVFKAVRGEYGSGKTFFSRWLGERAKRRNFAVSEIQISETETPLHKLETVYRRLTERLTTASSPPSAFRHVIDAWFYALEEDALAEGATEDELAESVDRLMTARLAEVSRHAPSFAAASRGYRTAVLAGDDATASAVLAWLGGQPNVAAAARRAAGVRGELDHFGAFGFLQGLLTVLRDSGHRGLLIVLDEVETLQRVRSDARDKALNALRQLIDEVYAGRFPGVYLLITGTPAFYEGQQGVQRLPPLAQRLATDFTTDPRFDNPRAVQIRLPGFTMDSLVTLGSTIRELYASGAENGERVNVIADDAYIADLARAVTGSLGGNVGVAPRLFLKKLVGDVLDRIDQFPDFDPRQHYKLTVGSAELTDMERNLARADDVDLEL; via the coding sequence GTGCAGCCGACAGGGGTGAGTGCGGCCCGACGACGAGCGGTCATCGACGCATTGCGGCGCGGCGCGGTTCCCGACAGCGGTCTCGACCTGCTGGCGACCGGCCTCGATCGCTTCGAGGCCGCGTTGGACGCCGAACTCGATGCCGTCGCCTCGGGTGGCGCGGTATTCAAGGCGGTGCGCGGCGAATACGGGTCGGGTAAAACGTTCTTCTCTCGCTGGCTGGGCGAACGAGCGAAGCGACGCAACTTCGCGGTGTCCGAGATCCAGATCTCCGAGACGGAAACCCCGCTGCACAAGCTGGAGACGGTGTATCGGCGGCTCACCGAGCGACTCACCACGGCCAGCTCACCACCGAGCGCCTTCCGGCACGTGATCGACGCCTGGTTCTACGCACTGGAGGAAGACGCTCTCGCCGAAGGCGCCACCGAGGACGAGCTGGCCGAGTCCGTCGACCGCCTCATGACCGCGCGGCTGGCCGAAGTCTCCAGGCACGCACCGTCTTTCGCCGCCGCATCGCGCGGATACCGGACGGCGGTGCTGGCCGGTGACGACGCCACCGCGAGCGCCGTACTCGCCTGGTTGGGCGGACAACCGAACGTCGCCGCGGCCGCCCGCCGGGCCGCCGGGGTGCGCGGTGAACTCGATCATTTCGGCGCGTTCGGCTTCCTGCAGGGGCTGCTGACGGTGCTACGTGATTCCGGGCATCGCGGTCTGCTCATCGTTCTCGACGAGGTGGAGACCCTGCAGCGGGTGCGGTCGGATGCCCGCGACAAGGCCCTCAACGCATTGCGACAGCTGATCGACGAGGTCTACGCCGGCCGCTTCCCCGGCGTGTACCTGCTGATCACCGGGACACCGGCCTTCTACGAGGGACAGCAGGGCGTGCAGCGGCTGCCACCGCTCGCGCAACGGCTCGCGACCGACTTCACGACCGATCCGCGCTTCGACAATCCGCGCGCGGTACAGATCCGCCTGCCCGGTTTCACCATGGATTCTCTTGTGACGCTGGGCAGCACGATCCGCGAACTCTATGCCTCGGGAGCCGAGAACGGTGAACGAGTCAACGTGATCGCGGACGACGCCTACATCGCGGATCTCGCCCGAGCGGTCACCGGCTCACTCGGCGGAAACGTCGGCGTCGCACCACGATTGTTCCTGAAGAAACTCGTCGGTGACGTGCTGGACCGCATCGACCAGTTCCCCGATTTCGACCCGCGCCAGCATTACAAGCTCACCGTCGGTTCGGCGGAACTGACCGATATGGAACGCAACCTGGCTCGTGCCGACGATGTCGACCTAGAGCTGTGA
- a CDS encoding DEAD/DEAH box helicase — MIEQPGPDPIERLDTVLVHHIVNTLGWPNLRPLQRASIDPLLRGDDAILLAPTAGGKTESACFPLLTAMAAGNWPGVSVLYLCPLKALLNNLVTRIDTYAQWIGRSAALWHGDTSESARNRIRREPPDILLTTPESLEAMLIGIKTDHQTLLGSVRAVVVDEVHAFAGDDRGWHLLAVLERLQRVTGQPIQRIGLSATVGNPHRLLRWLQGSGSGKRRGTVVAPDLPELATEDTPAGSRFPTDSPPLPRPAGEVELDYVGSLDNAAKVIAALHRGEKRLVFCDSRRQVEQLGAVLRERDVTVFLSHASLSASERARSEQAFAEARDCVIVSTSTLELGIDVGDLDRVIQIDSPATVASFLQRIGRTGRRTGTTRNCLFLTTTTDALLQAAGLLLLWSRGWVEPVTAPPQPRHLVAQQLLAVTLQHGTIGKRLWSQEWNGLAPFDRSAEPIFTYLLEAGYLDSDQELAFIGPQAEHRFGKRNFLELTASFTAPPQFTILAGRQEIGMTDVSVLTDDRPGPRLLLLAGSSWRVTYIDWKRRRAFVEPAEGGGIAKWASLGIRGLSAELCRAMRAVLLGSDPDVSLTRRAQVALTDHRQEKVGTVAQDATLITREDSGIRWWTWAGYRANATLAAALAPVADPAQRPDDFAIRLDTGLTPAVWTAVSKTVDVDQLPLPGVDSRAVAGLKFSALLPDQLADATIGSRLTDPQTAQVVLQEPARWADR; from the coding sequence GTGATCGAGCAGCCCGGTCCCGACCCGATCGAGCGCCTCGATACGGTGCTCGTCCACCACATCGTGAACACCTTGGGCTGGCCGAATCTGCGCCCGCTGCAACGGGCTTCGATCGATCCGCTGTTGCGCGGAGACGATGCGATCCTGCTCGCGCCCACCGCGGGCGGCAAAACGGAATCGGCGTGTTTCCCGCTGCTGACCGCGATGGCGGCCGGCAACTGGCCGGGAGTTTCGGTGTTGTATCTGTGCCCGCTCAAGGCCCTGCTCAACAACCTCGTGACCCGGATCGACACCTACGCACAATGGATCGGTAGGAGCGCCGCACTCTGGCACGGGGATACGAGTGAGTCGGCGCGCAACCGGATCCGGCGCGAACCGCCCGACATCCTGCTGACGACGCCGGAGTCGTTGGAAGCCATGCTGATCGGGATCAAGACCGATCATCAGACATTGCTGGGGTCGGTTCGCGCCGTCGTCGTCGACGAGGTCCACGCGTTCGCAGGAGACGACCGTGGCTGGCACCTGCTGGCGGTACTGGAACGTTTACAGCGTGTGACAGGACAGCCGATCCAGCGGATCGGATTGTCGGCAACGGTCGGCAACCCACACCGGCTGCTGAGATGGCTGCAGGGATCGGGCTCGGGCAAGCGGCGTGGAACCGTTGTCGCGCCTGACCTTCCGGAACTGGCAACCGAGGACACACCTGCGGGGTCCCGATTTCCCACAGATTCCCCTCCCCTGCCCCGACCGGCCGGCGAAGTCGAACTGGACTACGTGGGATCGCTCGACAACGCCGCGAAGGTCATCGCGGCACTGCACCGCGGCGAAAAGCGCCTGGTGTTCTGCGATTCGCGCCGGCAGGTCGAACAGCTCGGCGCAGTACTGCGAGAACGCGACGTGACGGTATTCCTCTCCCATGCCTCGCTGTCCGCATCCGAACGCGCCCGTTCCGAACAAGCCTTCGCCGAGGCCCGCGACTGTGTCATCGTCTCCACCTCCACACTCGAACTCGGCATCGACGTAGGCGATCTCGACCGCGTGATCCAAATCGACTCACCCGCCACCGTCGCCTCGTTCCTCCAACGCATCGGACGCACCGGCCGCCGCACCGGCACCACCCGCAACTGCCTGTTCCTGACAACCACCACCGACGCCCTCCTCCAAGCCGCCGGTCTGTTGCTGCTGTGGAGCCGCGGCTGGGTCGAACCGGTGACCGCTCCGCCACAACCACGCCATCTCGTCGCCCAGCAACTGCTCGCCGTCACCCTCCAGCACGGCACGATCGGCAAACGACTGTGGTCGCAGGAATGGAACGGCCTCGCCCCCTTCGATCGGTCCGCCGAACCCATCTTCACCTACCTACTCGAGGCCGGATACCTCGACAGCGATCAGGAACTGGCTTTCATCGGCCCCCAGGCCGAGCATCGTTTCGGAAAACGGAACTTCCTCGAGCTGACCGCTTCCTTCACCGCCCCACCACAATTCACCATTCTCGCCGGGCGGCAGGAGATCGGCATGACCGATGTCTCCGTCCTCACCGACGACCGGCCCGGACCTCGACTACTCCTTCTCGCCGGAAGCAGTTGGCGGGTCACCTATATCGACTGGAAGCGGCGGCGGGCATTCGTCGAGCCGGCCGAGGGTGGGGGGATCGCGAAATGGGCGAGTCTCGGCATCCGGGGGCTGTCCGCTGAACTGTGCCGGGCGATGCGAGCAGTCCTGCTCGGCTCCGACCCTGATGTCTCACTGACTCGCCGCGCACAAGTTGCCCTCACCGACCATCGCCAGGAGAAAGTCGGCACCGTCGCACAGGATGCCACGCTCATCACCCGGGAAGACTCTGGAATCCGTTGGTGGACTTGGGCCGGTTACCGAGCTAATGCGACTCTCGCCGCGGCATTGGCGCCTGTTGCCGATCCAGCACAGCGACCCGATGACTTCGCGATCCGGCTCGACACCGGTCTCACTCCTGCAGTTTGGACCGCGGTCAGCAAGACTGTGGACGTCGATCAGCTTCCACTACCAGGTGTCGACTCGCGAGCTGTTGCAGGACTGAAGTTTTCGGCATTGCTACCGGACCAGCTCGCCGATGCGACGATCGGAAGCCGGCTCACAGACCCACAGACGGCTCAGGTAGTGCTACAGGAGCCCGCGCGGTGGGCGGACCGGTAG
- a CDS encoding type VII secretion target has product MADFQVVPDDVDKFGGAMRDLAGQAGAAGTHVTKWYNLSEAHTGIFVEVKGIVEHIRQNLEDNYKHLQTLADNSATELGKAAQLYRTTDYEHARQLDETYPGTAR; this is encoded by the coding sequence ATGGCCGACTTTCAAGTCGTACCCGATGACGTGGACAAGTTCGGTGGGGCGATGCGTGACCTCGCCGGTCAGGCCGGTGCAGCCGGCACTCACGTGACCAAGTGGTACAACCTGTCGGAGGCACACACCGGGATATTTGTCGAGGTCAAGGGGATCGTCGAGCACATCCGTCAGAATCTCGAGGACAACTACAAGCACCTGCAGACGTTGGCCGACAACTCGGCAACCGAGCTCGGCAAAGCCGCGCAGCTCTATCGGACCACCGACTACGAGCACGCACGCCAACTCGACGAGACCTACCCCGGGACCGCGCGATGA
- a CDS encoding type II toxin-antitoxin system VapB family antitoxin translates to MITLGLVTAIGPATDRTDPGGNTAGTTAQTNESHDEQARQITGGATKTETARTALRLLVRQQQQHDAIAWLADH, encoded by the coding sequence GTGATCACACTCGGACTCGTCACCGCGATCGGGCCTGCCACTGACCGTACTGATCCTGGTGGTAACACTGCCGGAACGACGGCACAAACCAATGAGTCGCACGATGAGCAAGCCAGGCAGATCACCGGCGGGGCGACGAAAACGGAGACCGCACGCACCGCCTTGCGGCTGCTCGTCCGGCAACAACAGCAACATGACGCCATCGCCTGGCTCGCCGATCACTAG